One stretch of Streptomyces sp. NBC_01363 DNA includes these proteins:
- the ehuD gene encoding ectoine/hydroxyectoine ABC transporter permease subunit EhuD — MNGFDWDAVQDALPLLLRGFEVTLLATVLGTLVAAVLGLAIAVAGRAPSRFVTVPVRVVMEFIRSTPLLVQLVGAAALFTSVEPLTIGIVVLGVHYATYTSEVYRAGIDGVPKGQWEACRALSLTPRRTWQAVILPQAVRSVLPALGNYAISMFKETPFLAVITVQEMVFEARKYGADHFAYTEVFTLAGLIFLVASYPTSLLMRKLEKRLGH; from the coding sequence GTGAACGGTTTCGACTGGGACGCCGTCCAAGACGCCCTGCCCCTGCTGCTCCGGGGTTTCGAGGTCACGCTGCTGGCGACCGTCCTCGGCACGCTCGTCGCCGCCGTCCTGGGGCTGGCCATCGCGGTCGCCGGACGGGCCCCGAGCAGGTTCGTGACGGTGCCGGTGCGGGTCGTGATGGAGTTCATCCGGTCCACCCCGCTGCTCGTCCAACTGGTCGGCGCCGCCGCCCTGTTCACCTCGGTGGAGCCGCTGACGATCGGCATCGTGGTGCTCGGCGTCCACTACGCCACGTACACCTCCGAGGTGTACCGCGCCGGGATCGACGGTGTGCCGAAAGGCCAGTGGGAGGCCTGCCGGGCGCTCTCGCTCACCCCACGGCGGACCTGGCAGGCCGTGATCCTGCCGCAGGCGGTGCGCAGTGTGCTGCCCGCCCTCGGCAACTACGCGATCTCGATGTTCAAGGAGACCCCGTTCCTCGCCGTGATCACGGTGCAGGAAATGGTCTTCGAGGCCCGCAAGTACGGCGCCGACCACTTCGCGTACACCGAGGTCTTCACGCTCGCCGGCCTGATCTTCCTGGTCGCGAGCTACCCCACCTCGCTCCTGATGAGAAAGCTGGAGAAGCGTCTTGGCCACTGA